The Cloacibacterium caeni region CTACGCTTGATTTATTGATAAGTTTCATAATTTTTTTAAATTTTAAAAAGTTATTTTTGTTCCATTCCTGTTCTTACAAAATTGTAATATACTTTAATTACATTTCCTTCAAAAGGAACGCTTTGAACTAAGGTAAAGTTGTCTGTGTCTTGTTTTTCGATTTGTAAAATATAACCAGCAGTTACATTTTTAGCTTTATTATCTGCTACTAATTTCTTGAATTTAAATTCATTATCTCTGGTTACTTCAAATTTAATAGGTTGAGTTACCGTAGGACAATTCCCACCACCTTTTATGGTATACGCTCCAGAATAATTATTCGGGATAAGTCTCCAATGACTTCCTACGAAACACTGAGCATCTGCTCCTTCATCAAATGGCTTTATTTGAAATCCTTTATCATAATTTACACTGGTAATTTCCCAATCACCTTTCATTTTTAAAAATTCTGCTCTAGAAGTTTGAGCACTTTCTGCTTTTTTCACAGAAGAGCAAGAAACGGCAAATAATGAGCCGAAAGCTAGAGTCAATAGTACTTTTTTCATCTTTTACTTAAATTTGGTTGTTATTTATGAATGTAAAGTTATGAAGATAATTGTAAAAACTGTGCCAATATGATAATCATGTAAACTTTTCTTAGAATTCGACAAATAAAAAAGGCTGTAAAAAACAGCCTTTCAATTCATTAGTATGATCAATTATTTTTTTCTAACTACTTTTTTCTTTTTAAGCACCGCCTTTTTCACTGGTTTTGCAGGAGCCGCATTGTAGAAATGTGTATAAGCGTATTGTGCCGCTTTGTATAAGTCTATCACACCACCAGATTCTGAAATCAAATCAAATCTATTGTTGGTATTGGTTGGCAACATTGCATTTACCTCAGACTTATTCACCGATTTTACTAGAGATTCTATTACTTGCTCTGGTTTTAAATTAGGCATATAAGCCAATAAAACTGCAGAAGCTCCCGCTACAACAGGCGAAGCCATAGAAGTTCCTTGTAAATATTCATATTTACCATCTGGAACGGTAGAATAAATTTTATCACCAGGCGCAAAAACATTCACCATTTTTTGATTAAAATTAGAAAATCCTGCTCTTAAAAATTCATTATTATTGGTACTTGCACCTACTACAATCATGTTGTTGATGAAAGGTTTTTCGTCTTTAGTAGATTTAAAATTAGTAGGAAAATAAGGATTTTCTTGAATATCTTCGTTTTCATTTCCGGCAGCTTTTACCAATAGAACGCCTTTGTCTTTAGCATATTGAAACGCTTCCCAAACCAATTCTTTTTCAGGAGAAACTGCTTTCCCGAAGCTCATATTAATGACTTTAGCGCCATTATCTACCGCATAACGAATAGAGTTTGCTACGTCTTTATCACGCTCATCACCGTTTGGAACCGCTCTTACCGTCATAATTTTTGCCACTTTATAGGCAACTCCGTATTGCACTTCATTTCCTTGAGGATAACCTGCGATAATTCCCGCAACGTGAGTTCCGTGTTGTGCATCTGGACCTTCGTAATGGTTATTTCCGTAGAATTTCTCTTTTTTGTCTTGATAATTATCTCCTACAATTGCTCTAGGATCAAAATCTAAGTTATATTGTTTTGTAGCTTGAGGTTCGAAATATTCTAAAGCTCCTTTGATTTCTTTATTTAAAAATTCTTCTACTTCTGCTTGAGATTTCCCAACCATAGCAGGATCATTTACTACTTGACTTAAAATCGAAAGATTTCTCGCTTCTTCTTGTGTAGTTGGTTTGATAGCATCTAAATTTTCTTTAGTCAGGGTTTTCCCTTTTAAAGTAGCTGCTACACTAGGAATCACTTTTGCAAATTCTGAATAAAACTGAAACTGCTGTTTAGCTTCTACACTTTTTTTATTGTACATATCCTTTGCACGAAGATACATCTCAAATTCTGTAGGCATTTTTGCTTGATTGGCTTTATTCACTTCTGAACTCGCCCCTTCAAAAACAGGTTTGTATTGTTTTACAACTCTCGTTATTTCTAAATTGTCAACATCTACATCTCCATTTTTACCTCCAATAAAATTCCAGCCGTAAACATCATCTACATAACCGTTCCCATCATCATCTTTACCATTATTAGGAACTTCGTTTACGTTTTTCCACATATTTTTTATTAAACCAGGGTGGTCTACTTCTATCCCACTGTCTATTACCCCTACCACTACCGTTTTAGGCTTTAGACCTTTTGATTCAAAAAATTTATATGCGTTTTTTGTATTGACTCCGTAAACATTTGTTGTAGAAAAATCTTTGTGATACCAAGTCATCAAATCTTTATCATCAGTTTTGGCTTCTTGCGAAAAACCAAAATGGAATCCTGCTAAAAATGCAGCTGCAATGATTATTCTTTTCATTATGATATATTTTGTATGGATTGAGTTACTTTTTTAATATACGTAGCAGATTCTGGGCCAATGTTACAAACCACATCTAGTATTGATAAATCTTTAATAAATCCTAATTTATCACTAAATGTTTGGTAATATTCTAGCAAATAATATTCTGAATCTTTTTTGGCTGAAAAACACTCTCTTAAATCTACTGCATTTGGTGTTTTCTCGAATTCCGTGGTGAGAGAATAGTCTTTTTCAACTTTTAAAATTTGAAGAATGATTTTCAAAGCATTGAGATTAAATTCAATAAGAGATGTTGGCTGTACCGAGAAAATCTGCTTCAACTTATCTTCATAATACTCGAAATATGGCGAACTTTGGTAAGCGATTTTAATAGATTTCCAGTGGAGTTTTTGCCAATCTTCAGCATAAGAAAGCTCTAAATCTTTCATCACACGTTTTCCGTTATGATGAATTGGCAAAATGAGCGCCAATTTACCATTTGCACCGTAAATATTGCATCTGCTTCTGTAGGTTTGTTTCGGGAAATTCTCATGCTGCTCCAGAAGAATTTCGTTTTCTTCTTTTAAAAATTCTGCAAACCAAGAAACTGGTGGCAAATAAAATATAGGTAATACCGTTTTCATTTTCATTCTAAAATTGAGTGTCCAAAGTTAAAAAAATAAATGTGATTATATCAAAAAACCCTTTCTGCGTTTTGAACGCAAAAAGGGTATGTCAATTTTTCAAATTTATCTAAAATTCTACTCTTCTTCTTTATTTTTCCCTTTGAAAAGTTTTACAAAAAATTCCCAACCGAAGAATAAGATTAAAATTGCAGCTGCAACCCACCAATAAGACGTTTTTTCTTTTTCGCCAGTGTTTGTTGCTTTAAACATTCTTTCCCATCTAACTTTTTTAGGACCTTCGTCAAAAGTTCCTTGTAAACTAAGCCAAGTAAACATTGGGCTTCCTACAATATGCGTCTCTGGAACAAAACCGAAAAAACGAGCATCTAGAGAAGCATCTCTGTTATCTCCCATCATAAAATAGTAGTCTTGTTTTACGGTATATTTATCGGTTTGAGCACCATTGATATAGAATTTACCCCCTTTGAATTCTAAAATATTTCCTTCAAATTCTGTAATCAGTTTTTTATATTCTGGTAAATTTTCTTGAGTAATGGTAATCACATCTCCTTTTTTAGGAATAGTGAGAGGTCCGTACCAATCTTGGTTCCAAGGTTTATTAATTGGAAAAATCGATTGAGAAATGTCTACTTTTTTAGACATCAAAGCGTGACCCGTTCCATCATTTACGTATTGACCGTTTTCGTCTAAAACTGGATAGTAAGAAATTGCTCCTTTTCCTTTTTCGCCTAAAACTTCTTCAACCTTTACAAATTCAGGAATAGCTTTAATCTGAGCCAAAAGATCTTTAGTCAACCCTTGAAATTGATAATAATGCAATCCGTCTTTGGTTTCACCTTCATCAGTAATCGGTAAATAGGCAAGATTTTTCCATAAATAATCGATGTCTATTTCTGAACGTGTATAAATGGTATATGAACGCTGAACTTCGGCATCTGCCATTTGAACTTCTGGTTTGCCATTGATGTATAAATTCCCGGCTCTCATTTCAACCACATCACCACCTACCGCTACACAACGTTTTACGTATGGATCTTTTCTATCTATCGCAGTATGCACGGAATCTCCCGGATAATTGAAAACTACAATATCATTTTTCTTTGGCTTTTTAAATTCACCAATTCTAAAATAAGGCAATTTAACAGCATCTACATAAGATTTCGGGTCGTTTTTAGGATTTCCATCTTTCTGGGTGTCCATAATTGTTCCTTGTAAAAATGGCAAAGCAACTGGTCTCATTGGCATTCTGTAACCATAGCTCCATTTATTTACGAATAAGAAATCTCCTACCAATAAAGTTCTTTCCATAGAACCTGTAGGAATAGCAAATGGTTGGGTAACAAAAGCGTGAATAATCGTAGCAAAAACTACCGCAAAAGTAATAGAACCTATGAAAGATTCTTTTTTAGCTTTCGGATCATCCACTGCAAATCTGTCTACTTTATTCAACTGAAAATAAGACGAATACGCCAAATAACCAAAAGGAAGCAACGCTGTAAGAATTTGTTCTAACGCTGAAGTCCTTCCAAATTTTTTCATCAAAAACAAATGGAAAACAGTCATCATAATAGGCCCAATAATTGGCAAATAAGCCAAGATAACCCACCATTTTGGTTCTCCTACTTCTTTCTGAATGATGTAGTAATTATAAAAAGGAACAAAAGCTTCCCAGCCTTTGTAACCCATTTTTTGATATAATTTAAAAGACGAAAGTCCCAATAAAACTGATAAAATCAGTATAAAAATAGAATATTGTAAGATGTAATCCATTTTCTATGATTAATATGTGATGTGTAATTAGTAATGTAATTCGTGATTTGTTACATTAAGGTTCTGAGTTCAAGGTTTTAACTCTGAAAATTAAACTTAGATTAAAGTCCTAAAACTTCTTTCATTCCAAAATTCCCTACTTTTCCTGGCAACCATTCTGCAGCAATTACTGCACCTAATGCAAATCCGTTTCTATTGAAAGCAGTATGTTTTATTTCGATTTCGTCAACTTCCGAACGATAGTAAACACTATGTGTTCCTGGAACTTCTCCTTCTCTAATTGCCTCAATTCCTAGAGATTTCCCTTCAGTTTCATCTAATTTCCAAGAATTATAGTCTGAATGTTTGAAGATTCCTTCTGCAATAGAAATTGCAGTTCCGCTTGGAGCATCTTTTTTATGAACGTGGTGAATTTCTTCGAGCTGACAAGTATAATCATCACTGAATTTCTGCATCAGTTTCGCTAAATTTTCATTTAAAGCAAAGAAAAGATTCACGCCTAAACTAAAATTAGAACCATATAAGAATCCTGTTCCATTTTCTAAAGCTATTTTTTCGATGGCAGGTTTTTGTTCTAGCCAACCTGTAGTTCCACAAACTACTGGAATTTTATTTTCTAAACAGGTCTTTATATTGCTAAAAGCTACTTCTGGCTGAGAAAATTCTATGACTACATCTGGATTGTTCAGATTTTCTTTGGTAGGCGTTTCGTTTAATCTTGCTACAACGTCATGTCCTCTTTTTGTGGCAATTTCATCAATGATTTTGCCCATTTTTCCGTAACCTACTAATGCTATTTTCATTTTTTTAATTTTTAAAATCTAAAACTCAAAGACAATCCAGCTTTACCATTTGCTACCCCTAAATCATCGTAAATAATGGTAGGTTTAATCGCTAAATCTGGGTCTTTCTTTTGGTCGTATAAGTGTGCATCTACTACCGCATCTACAATATTTAAAATATATAAAACTCCGGTAATGGCGATGGCGTAATCTCTTTGTCTTTTGGCTCTGTCTTGCGTATTTCCTAGAACCGTAGCGTCTACATAAGGTAAATCATCAAACTCGTGAGGCTGACCATTTAACTCTGCTAAAAACGCAGTTCTATAACGGCGATATTGCTTATCATTATACACAATAATCCCTACTCCAGTTCCTACAGCTCCCCAAACAATTGGGATTTTCCAATATTTCTTGTTGTAATATTGACCAAGGCCCGGAAAAACAGCAGAATACAACCCTGCTTTTGTAGGATTGTATTTTTGAATGGTGCTCACGTTGGCTTTTTCTATTTCCTCAACCACTTGTTTTTCGGTTTTGATGGTGTCGAAAGGTTTAATTTCTTGAGAAAAAAACAACCCAAAGAACAACAATAATATGATGGAGTAAACTGCTCTCATTAATTAAAATGTGAAAGGATTTTGTTCAGTTCATCTTCGTTATTGAAATCAAGGATGATTTTCCCTTTTTTTCCTTTGCCTGAAGATTTTATTTCTACCCCAACTTCTAAAACATCCGCCAACGATTTTTCTACTTTTCTTAAATGATTCGGAAGTTCTTTTTCAGTTTTTTGGATAGATTTTTTAGGATTTTTAAGTTCAGAAGCTGCTTTTTCAGCTTGTCTTACGTTTAATCCTTCTTTAATGATTCTTTTGAAAAGTTCTTGTTGAAGTTCAGCATCTTCTACACTGATGATTGCTCTACCATGACCTGCAGAAATCTCGCCGCTTCTAATCGCATTTTGAATTTCTGGACTTAACCTCAACAAACGAATAGAATTGGTAATCGTACTTCTTTCTTTCCCTACTCTAGAACTTAAATTTTCTTGAGTAAGACCTATTTCTTCTAATAATCTTTGGTAAGTAAGTGCAACTTCTATGGCATCTAAATCTTCGCGCTGGATATTTTCTACCAAAGCCATTTCTAGCAATTCTTGGTCATTTACCAATCTTATGTAAGCAGGAATAGAAGTAAGACCAGCAATTTTAGAAGCTCTGTAACGTCTTTCCCCAGAGATAATTTCAAATTTATCACCATCTTTTCTTAAAGTGATAGGCTGAATTACTCCAAGGTTTTTTATGGATTGAGCCAATTCATTAAGGGCAGTTTCATCAAAATAAGTTCTAGGCTGAGTTGCATTAGGATAAATATCTTCTAATGCTACTTCTACCATGTTTCCTACTAATTTTTCGGCTCCTGTATCTGTTGCAGAATTAATGTTACTTTTGCTTTCGGCACTTAAAATAGCACCCAAACCACGTCCCATTGCTCTTTTTTTGTCTTTCATATTGTATGATAAGTCATTAGTCATGAGAACAAACAAAATTTCTTCTCAATTCTAAAAATGTTATGCTTTTTGTAATTTTTCGTTTTTCAGAAGTACTTCTTCTGCCAATTGAATGTATTGAATTGCCCCTTTGCTTTCGGCATCGTACATCAAGATGCTTTCTCCGAAACTTGGCGCTTCAGAAAGTCTTACATTTCTAGAAATTATCGTTTCGAAAACCATTTCTGGGAAATGCGTATTCACTTCTTCTACCACCTGATTAGAAAGTCTTAATCTAGAATCGTACATGGTAAGTAATAAACCTTCGATGTCTAAATCATAATTGTGAATTTTCTGAACATTTTTCACAGTGTTCAATAATTTGCCCAAACCTTCTAATGCGAAATATTCGCACTGAATTGGTATGATTACAGAATCTGCAGCAGTAAGTGCATTTACCGTAATAAGACCTAAACTTGGTGCACAATCGATGATGATGTAGTCATACTCAGATTTCACCTCTTCTAATGCTTTTTTAAGCATATATTCTCTCTTGTCACGGTCTACTAACTCAATTTCTGCTGCTACCAAATCAATATGAGAAGGTACAAGGTCAAGATTTGGAGATGAAGTTTTCTGGATACAATCTTTCACATCTGCACTGTGTTCCAATAAATTATAGGTAGAATAATTTACTTCTTCTATTCCTAAACCTGAGGTAGCATTAGCCTGTGGATCTGCATCAATTAATAAAACTTTTTTCTCTAAAACGCCAAGCGCAGCTGCTAAATTCACTGCAGTAGTGGTTTTACCTACGCCCCCTTTCTGATTGGCAACTCCAATAATTTTTCCCATAAAAATGAATTAGTTTCCAAAAATACAATAAATAGTCATTCGGTTGAATGTTAATAACTGTCAAAAATATTAAACTATTGTGAATTAATGGGTTAAAGCACAAAAAAATTATCCACAATTTTTAGAAAATGTGGATAATTAAATGAATTGCTATCGATTAAGATAATATTGAAATTATATAATTTAAACAATTATTCGAACTGCATAGAAATAGGGAATCTAAAATAAGAACGAACGTTTTCGCCTTGAAATTTTGCAGGATTCCATTTTCCTTTAATTCCTTTTATTGTTTTTTCTGCTTCTTTATTAAAATCAGTATTTGCTCCTGAAACTTTAATATTAGAAATGGTTCCGTCTCTTTCTACCACGAAAGTTACCACTGCTTTTACCACTTCACCTGTTTCATTTTCGATGACACTAGAATCAAAATTTTGTAAAACTTTTGTTCTAAAAGCATTAACTCCACCGATGAAATCTGCTTCTACATCTACATCTTTTATGATGTCATTTGGATTAGGTTTAGTAGTTTCTTTTACAATTTCTTTTCCGTTTTCCGTTCCATTCGCAACATGTTGATTAGGATTGGTAACGGCAACTCCCGGAGTTGTAGTCGTAGAAATTACAGCATCATCTACTTTTTGGTTAATGGTTTCCTCTTTTACAGCGTCTCTGGTTGGAGTAGGCGGAGTTAAACTCTGCGTTTTTACCTGAACAGGAGCTTTCGGAGGAATAACTCTAGGTTCTGGCTTTTCTATTCTATCGTCTGGTCTATCTACATCTTTTAGATTGATAGGAACATAAATAGTTGTTTTAGCAGCTTTAGGCTTAAGTGTATTAATAAGTAATGGCGTCATTGCTAAAAGACCAAATAATCCAACTCCTATAAATAAAGCCTTTTTTAGAACGACATTAGCTTCGTTTCGTAGAGCATACGCTCCATATTCTTTGTTTCTCTTCTCGAAAACAACTTCGTTCAGCGCTTGATGCGGGTCATAAGTAAAGAAATTTTTGCTCATTGTGTGATTTTTTAGATTAAACAAATTTCAAACACGATTATTAATTTTTTATCTTTTTGCAAAAAGTAATTAGAGTAATTCAATTACCTTGCCAAAAAATTATTTAAAATTCATTGTTTTATTTGTTTTCAATGAAAATAACACAATTTTAAAATGAAAAATCACGCCAAAAGCGTGATTTTCAATATTTTATATAAATTATGATTAGAATAATTGTTTTCTAATAATGTTTTGACTTCTTTCTGGACCTACAGAAACCAAGTACACATTAATTCCTAGATATTCTTCTATAAAACCAATATATTTCTTAGCATTTTCTGGCAATTCATCAAAAGTTCTAGCCGTGGTAATATCTTCTGTCCAACCTGGTAAATCTGTGTAGATTGCTTCGTAATCGTATAATTTTGTAGTAGAAGATGTGAAATAATCAATAATTTTTCCGTCTTCAGTCTTATAATGCGTAGCGATTTTCAAAGTATCAATTCCTGTAAGAACATCTAGTTTAGTAATCACTAAATTATTGATACCATTAATCATACAAGCGTGCTTCAGCGCTACTAAGTCTAACCAACCCGTTCTTCTTGGTCTTCCTGTAGTTGCACCATATTCATGCCCCACTTTTCTAATGTGTTCTCCTAAATCATTGTCTAATTCTGTAGGAAAAGGACCGTGACCAACTCTAGTAGTATAAGCTTTGGAAACACCAATTAAATTCTGTAAAGAAGTTGGCGGAACTCCTGCTCCTGTACAAACTCCACCTGTAGAAGGCGAAGATGAAGTTACGTAAGGATATGTACCAAAATCTATGTCAAGCATTAATGCTTGTGCTCCTTCGAAAAGGATATTTTTATTATCACGAATCGCTTCGTTCAATTCTAATTCTGTATCTACAATTCTATCTTGAAGTTGTTTCCCAATTTCTAAAAATTCATTGTAAATTTCGTCAAAACTCATGGCTGGTTTTCCAAAATATTTCTCGAAAAGATTGTTTTTGATTTTAAGATTTTTTTCAATTTTTTCTTTTAAAACTTCTGGATTCAAGAGGTCAATCATTCTGATTCCCACTCTTGCAATTTTATCTTCATAACAAGGTCC contains the following coding sequences:
- a CDS encoding lipocalin family protein — protein: MKKVLLTLAFGSLFAVSCSSVKKAESAQTSRAEFLKMKGDWEITSVNYDKGFQIKPFDEGADAQCFVGSHWRLIPNNYSGAYTIKGGGNCPTVTQPIKFEVTRDNEFKFKKLVADNKAKNVTAGYILQIEKQDTDNFTLVQSVPFEGNVIKVYYNFVRTGMEQK
- a CDS encoding S8 family serine peptidase: MKRIIIAAAFLAGFHFGFSQEAKTDDKDLMTWYHKDFSTTNVYGVNTKNAYKFFESKGLKPKTVVVGVIDSGIEVDHPGLIKNMWKNVNEVPNNGKDDDGNGYVDDVYGWNFIGGKNGDVDVDNLEITRVVKQYKPVFEGASSEVNKANQAKMPTEFEMYLRAKDMYNKKSVEAKQQFQFYSEFAKVIPSVAATLKGKTLTKENLDAIKPTTQEEARNLSILSQVVNDPAMVGKSQAEVEEFLNKEIKGALEYFEPQATKQYNLDFDPRAIVGDNYQDKKEKFYGNNHYEGPDAQHGTHVAGIIAGYPQGNEVQYGVAYKVAKIMTVRAVPNGDERDKDVANSIRYAVDNGAKVINMSFGKAVSPEKELVWEAFQYAKDKGVLLVKAAGNENEDIQENPYFPTNFKSTKDEKPFINNMIVVGASTNNNEFLRAGFSNFNQKMVNVFAPGDKIYSTVPDGKYEYLQGTSMASPVVAGASAVLLAYMPNLKPEQVIESLVKSVNKSEVNAMLPTNTNNRFDLISESGGVIDLYKAAQYAYTHFYNAAPAKPVKKAVLKKKKVVRKK
- a CDS encoding WbqC family protein, producing the protein MKMKTVLPIFYLPPVSWFAEFLKEENEILLEQHENFPKQTYRSRCNIYGANGKLALILPIHHNGKRVMKDLELSYAEDWQKLHWKSIKIAYQSSPYFEYYEDKLKQIFSVQPTSLIEFNLNALKIILQILKVEKDYSLTTEFEKTPNAVDLRECFSAKKDSEYYLLEYYQTFSDKLGFIKDLSILDVVCNIGPESATYIKKVTQSIQNIS
- the lepB gene encoding signal peptidase I, translated to MDYILQYSIFILILSVLLGLSSFKLYQKMGYKGWEAFVPFYNYYIIQKEVGEPKWWVILAYLPIIGPIMMTVFHLFLMKKFGRTSALEQILTALLPFGYLAYSSYFQLNKVDRFAVDDPKAKKESFIGSITFAVVFATIIHAFVTQPFAIPTGSMERTLLVGDFLFVNKWSYGYRMPMRPVALPFLQGTIMDTQKDGNPKNDPKSYVDAVKLPYFRIGEFKKPKKNDIVVFNYPGDSVHTAIDRKDPYVKRCVAVGGDVVEMRAGNLYINGKPEVQMADAEVQRSYTIYTRSEIDIDYLWKNLAYLPITDEGETKDGLHYYQFQGLTKDLLAQIKAIPEFVKVEEVLGEKGKGAISYYPVLDENGQYVNDGTGHALMSKKVDISQSIFPINKPWNQDWYGPLTIPKKGDVITITQENLPEYKKLITEFEGNILEFKGGKFYINGAQTDKYTVKQDYYFMMGDNRDASLDARFFGFVPETHIVGSPMFTWLSLQGTFDEGPKKVRWERMFKATNTGEKEKTSYWWVAAAILILFFGWEFFVKLFKGKNKEEE
- the dapB gene encoding 4-hydroxy-tetrahydrodipicolinate reductase gives rise to the protein MKIALVGYGKMGKIIDEIATKRGHDVVARLNETPTKENLNNPDVVIEFSQPEVAFSNIKTCLENKIPVVCGTTGWLEQKPAIEKIALENGTGFLYGSNFSLGVNLFFALNENLAKLMQKFSDDYTCQLEEIHHVHKKDAPSGTAISIAEGIFKHSDYNSWKLDETEGKSLGIEAIREGEVPGTHSVYYRSEVDEIEIKHTAFNRNGFALGAVIAAEWLPGKVGNFGMKEVLGL
- a CDS encoding DUF5683 domain-containing protein, which encodes MRAVYSIILLLFFGLFFSQEIKPFDTIKTEKQVVEEIEKANVSTIQKYNPTKAGLYSAVFPGLGQYYNKKYWKIPIVWGAVGTGVGIIVYNDKQYRRYRTAFLAELNGQPHEFDDLPYVDATVLGNTQDRAKRQRDYAIAITGVLYILNIVDAVVDAHLYDQKKDPDLAIKPTIIYDDLGVANGKAGLSLSFRF
- a CDS encoding ParB/RepB/Spo0J family partition protein; the encoded protein is MKDKKRAMGRGLGAILSAESKSNINSATDTGAEKLVGNMVEVALEDIYPNATQPRTYFDETALNELAQSIKNLGVIQPITLRKDGDKFEIISGERRYRASKIAGLTSIPAYIRLVNDQELLEMALVENIQREDLDAIEVALTYQRLLEEIGLTQENLSSRVGKERSTITNSIRLLRLSPEIQNAIRSGEISAGHGRAIISVEDAELQQELFKRIIKEGLNVRQAEKAASELKNPKKSIQKTEKELPNHLRKVEKSLADVLEVGVEIKSSGKGKKGKIILDFNNEDELNKILSHFN
- a CDS encoding ParA family protein, which produces MGKIIGVANQKGGVGKTTTAVNLAAALGVLEKKVLLIDADPQANATSGLGIEEVNYSTYNLLEHSADVKDCIQKTSSPNLDLVPSHIDLVAAEIELVDRDKREYMLKKALEEVKSEYDYIIIDCAPSLGLITVNALTAADSVIIPIQCEYFALEGLGKLLNTVKNVQKIHNYDLDIEGLLLTMYDSRLRLSNQVVEEVNTHFPEMVFETIISRNVRLSEAPSFGESILMYDAESKGAIQYIQLAEEVLLKNEKLQKA
- a CDS encoding energy transducer TonB yields the protein MSKNFFTYDPHQALNEVVFEKRNKEYGAYALRNEANVVLKKALFIGVGLFGLLAMTPLLINTLKPKAAKTTIYVPINLKDVDRPDDRIEKPEPRVIPPKAPVQVKTQSLTPPTPTRDAVKEETINQKVDDAVISTTTTPGVAVTNPNQHVANGTENGKEIVKETTKPNPNDIIKDVDVEADFIGGVNAFRTKVLQNFDSSVIENETGEVVKAVVTFVVERDGTISNIKVSGANTDFNKEAEKTIKGIKGKWNPAKFQGENVRSYFRFPISMQFE
- a CDS encoding adenylosuccinate synthase, with the translated sequence MSTYVVVGLQFGDEGKGKITDVLSAKSDYVVRFQGGDNAGHTVYVGEDKFVLHLLPSGVLQCKGKCIIANGVVVNPKAFLREIGQLEAKGYKTDHVFISRRAHVIMPYHIMLDTYREEELGGTQIGTTKKGIGPCYEDKIARVGIRMIDLLNPEVLKEKIEKNLKIKNNLFEKYFGKPAMSFDEIYNEFLEIGKQLQDRIVDTELELNEAIRDNKNILFEGAQALMLDIDFGTYPYVTSSSPSTGGVCTGAGVPPTSLQNLIGVSKAYTTRVGHGPFPTELDNDLGEHIRKVGHEYGATTGRPRRTGWLDLVALKHACMINGINNLVITKLDVLTGIDTLKIATHYKTEDGKIIDYFTSSTTKLYDYEAIYTDLPGWTEDITTARTFDELPENAKKYIGFIEEYLGINVYLVSVGPERSQNIIRKQLF